A genomic stretch from Bacillus sp. N1-1 includes:
- a CDS encoding GNAT family N-acetyltransferase, producing the protein MNVYQLSSQTDEETIEKVSNLLMKQITRSDQNGSYEKLVKGVKLALEEQTASRIVIAESDDEVLGVAFFNIGVSLASGGPYIWLNELFVDPDARNQGIGRKLLLHVIYWAENEGIKGIELETGINNAITKHLYNSLGFHDIVSNRYGFTFSS; encoded by the coding sequence ATGAATGTGTACCAATTATCGAGCCAGACAGATGAAGAAACGATTGAAAAGGTATCAAATTTACTAATGAAGCAAATTACCCGTTCTGATCAGAATGGAAGCTATGAAAAGCTCGTTAAAGGGGTAAAGCTTGCTCTTGAAGAACAAACTGCTTCAAGAATCGTCATTGCAGAATCTGACGATGAAGTACTTGGCGTAGCTTTTTTTAATATCGGAGTTAGTCTCGCAAGTGGAGGTCCTTATATTTGGTTAAACGAATTGTTTGTTGACCCAGATGCTCGGAATCAAGGGATTGGTAGAAAACTACTTCTTCATGTGATCTATTGGGCAGAGAATGAGGGCATTAAAGGCATCGAACTTGAAACGGGCATTAACAATGCGATTACGAAGCATTTGTATAATTCTCTTGGGTTTCACGATATTGTCTCAAATCGCTATGGCTTTACTTTCTCTTCTTAA
- the tenA gene encoding thiaminase II: MAFTKQLRKEAAPIFEAIFKHPFVRGIAEGKLEKEQLVHYVKQDFEYLNTFVRIYGIALSKCENREEMALFNEQISFVLHSEIHPHNNLCRAAGVSYEELQGYPLAPTAHHYTRHMLDAAHSGTLGEIIAALLPCPWTYLEIGQRLMEEVNPKEDHPFYDWITFYGEKSMEPVTDQLRGILDDLAETAPERELKRIKDYFILSCQLEYGFWEMAYQVEEWPVAIQKGERV, from the coding sequence ATGGCATTTACAAAACAGTTAAGAAAAGAAGCTGCACCGATTTTTGAGGCGATTTTCAAACATCCATTTGTGAGAGGGATCGCTGAAGGAAAGTTAGAGAAGGAACAATTAGTACACTACGTAAAGCAGGATTTTGAGTATTTGAATACGTTTGTAAGAATCTATGGCATAGCGTTATCAAAGTGTGAAAATCGTGAAGAAATGGCACTTTTCAATGAGCAAATATCATTTGTCCTTCATAGCGAAATTCATCCACATAACAATTTATGTCGCGCCGCTGGCGTTTCTTATGAAGAGCTACAAGGCTATCCACTAGCGCCGACTGCACACCATTATACGAGACATATGCTTGATGCCGCACATTCCGGAACGCTAGGTGAAATTATTGCAGCGCTCTTGCCATGTCCCTGGACTTACCTTGAGATCGGTCAGCGATTAATGGAAGAGGTAAACCCTAAAGAAGATCACCCTTTTTATGATTGGATCACGTTTTACGGAGAGAAATCAATGGAACCTGTTACCGATCAACTTAGAGGGATACTTGACGATTTGGCTGAAACGGCACCAGAACGAGAGTTAAAACGAATCAAAGACTATTTCATTCTTAGCTGTCAGTTGGAATATGGTTTTTGGGAAATGGCATATCAAGTGGAAGAGTGGCCAGTAGCGATTCAGAAAGGTGAGCGCGTATGA
- a CDS encoding YitT family protein — MLCLEEVKKIIVILLGAILGAVSLNLFLIPANVYASGFTGIAQLISSVLSDYTPITISTGILLMLLNIPVAILGWKKVGKSFTLYSVISVGATTIFLEIIPVQALSEDILLNAVFGGVIAAIGIGFTLKWGASTGGMDIVAMILSRMKDRPIGTYFFSMNALIILTAGMLYGWEKALYTLVTLYVSSRVIDVIHTRHEKLTAMIVTAKGDEMQKAIHDRLVRGITKLPAKGAYRGEPKEMLMIVVTRYELYDLEHIIQDIDPTAFTNIVNTTGIFGFFRTDG, encoded by the coding sequence GTGCTATGTTTGGAAGAAGTAAAAAAAATAATTGTCATTCTCTTAGGTGCGATTCTCGGGGCTGTTTCTCTTAACTTGTTTCTAATTCCTGCAAATGTGTATGCGAGCGGGTTTACAGGGATAGCGCAGCTCATTTCAAGCGTACTAAGTGATTATACACCTATTACCATCTCGACAGGTATTCTGCTCATGTTACTCAATATTCCTGTTGCGATTCTTGGATGGAAGAAAGTGGGGAAGTCCTTTACATTATATAGTGTGATTAGCGTAGGGGCTACCACTATATTCCTTGAAATCATTCCAGTCCAAGCGCTTTCAGAAGATATTTTGTTAAATGCGGTATTTGGAGGCGTCATTGCAGCGATTGGTATCGGTTTTACGTTAAAATGGGGGGCTTCTACCGGCGGAATGGACATTGTCGCTATGATCCTTTCTAGAATGAAAGATCGTCCCATTGGTACGTACTTCTTTAGCATGAACGCGTTGATTATTTTAACAGCGGGAATGCTGTACGGTTGGGAAAAAGCGCTTTACACGCTCGTTACCTTATATGTATCCTCTCGCGTGATTGATGTTATTCACACTCGTCACGAAAAACTAACGGCCATGATCGTTACAGCGAAAGGTGACGAAATGCAAAAAGCCATTCACGATCGTCTAGTAAGAGGAATCACCAAGCTTCCAGCCAAAGGAGCCTACCGCGGTGAACCTAAAGAAATGCTCATGATCGTCGTCACAAGATATGAACTCTATGACCTTGAACATATCATTCAAGACATCGACCCAACCGCCTTCACCAACATCGTCAACACCACAGGAATATTTGGTTTCTTCCGAACGGATGGTTAG
- a CDS encoding energy-coupling factor transporter transmembrane component T: MQWTLQYEETWLHRLNPAFKLVFFLSLFLILLFVHNPNVISNLTFVPFILVLFATGHRRKVIALLLIPFLLLFFSSASSMMFFGQGSTTWWRWGIIHITEESFFRGLHIGFRALNFALLGLLFALTTRPVFLFYSLIQQLKVPPRFAYSFMAAVRILPVMVEEFQQLRAALLIRGVKKKKGLQRVTQSIMLYAVPLLSQSIRRAHRIAVAMEAKQFDNKERTYYYNQTFSKVDIYFVLYIIAGFCLAYWIGHTFPYFEITDVRN, translated from the coding sequence ATGCAGTGGACTCTACAATATGAAGAAACCTGGCTTCATCGCTTAAACCCAGCCTTTAAATTGGTTTTCTTTCTTTCGCTATTTCTCATTCTCTTGTTTGTTCATAATCCGAATGTGATTAGCAATTTAACCTTTGTACCGTTCATTCTGGTTTTGTTTGCAACAGGACATCGAAGGAAAGTAATAGCTCTATTGCTTATCCCGTTTTTATTATTGTTTTTCTCAAGTGCATCGAGCATGATGTTTTTTGGACAGGGATCCACGACTTGGTGGAGGTGGGGGATTATTCACATTACAGAGGAAAGTTTTTTTCGAGGTCTTCACATCGGATTTCGAGCGCTGAATTTCGCTCTTTTAGGACTGCTATTTGCGCTTACGACGCGACCAGTCTTTCTGTTCTATTCTCTCATTCAACAGCTTAAAGTGCCGCCAAGGTTTGCCTATAGTTTTATGGCAGCTGTGCGAATTCTTCCCGTTATGGTGGAGGAGTTTCAACAGCTTAGGGCCGCTTTATTAATTCGAGGAGTGAAAAAGAAAAAAGGATTGCAGCGTGTCACGCAATCAATTATGCTCTACGCTGTTCCGCTTCTCTCACAAAGCATTCGTAGAGCTCATCGTATTGCTGTTGCGATGGAAGCGAAGCAGTTTGATAATAAGGAGAGAACGTATTATTACAACCAAACTTTTTCGAAAGTAGACATTTATTTTGTTCTCTATATCATAGCGGGCTTTTGTCTAGCTTATTGGATCGGTCATACGTTTCCATACTTTGAGATAACGGATGTTCGTAATTAA
- a CDS encoding DUF3941 domain-containing protein, giving the protein MSSTKDNNKKPVDKNAKRMLKNRLKEENREGGKHQYSKDTDHL; this is encoded by the coding sequence TTGTCATCAACAAAAGATAACAACAAAAAACCTGTTGATAAAAACGCAAAACGAATGTTAAAAAACAGGTTAAAAGAAGAAAACCGTGAAGGCGGTAAGCATCAATATTCAAAAGACACCGATCATTTATAA
- a CDS encoding ABC transporter ATP-binding protein, producing the protein MKVGVSNLRVKYAGAKTLLFNNLSLQVKEGEKVLFLGPSGCGKSTLLQILSGLIPNAVPVPMKADQVKIPESSGFVFQDPDSQFCMPYVDEEMAFVLENRAVPQPDMEGFIHHYLNKVGLHFGDPHVEISSLSQGMKQRLAIASMLALEPDVIFLDEPTALLDPEGTTEVWNTIKQINAKQTMIIVEHKIDEVIHFVDRIVLFDSEGKMIADADPKSVFSFYKPKLKEYGIWYPGVWDEHKKDKNLPAPYIKGQQLMAIHQLKGYRGKTPKIEVSDATAHEGEWIVVTGKNGAGKSSFLLSLMNVMKTTGTKSVRGQPLKTIKASREQLAFVFQNPEFQFVTNSVYDELAYSLEMMDDRNVAEKVKNWLEAYELHHVQNLHPYQLSTGQKRRLSVGTALFGDQPVLLLDEPTFGQDASNTFKLLALFEQLRSKGMLIMMVTHDEMIVQNYATREWVIQEGKLIEDRELERSEEGGRHAVDSTI; encoded by the coding sequence ATGAAAGTTGGCGTATCAAATCTTCGTGTAAAATACGCAGGAGCAAAAACGTTATTGTTTAACAACTTGTCACTTCAAGTTAAAGAAGGAGAGAAAGTCTTATTCCTTGGCCCGAGTGGTTGTGGGAAATCGACACTGCTACAAATTTTATCTGGACTAATCCCAAATGCCGTTCCAGTTCCGATGAAAGCGGATCAAGTTAAAATTCCTGAGTCCTCGGGCTTCGTCTTTCAAGACCCTGATTCTCAATTTTGCATGCCTTATGTAGATGAAGAAATGGCTTTCGTTCTAGAAAATCGAGCAGTACCCCAACCTGATATGGAGGGATTCATTCATCACTATCTTAATAAAGTGGGTCTTCACTTTGGCGATCCGCATGTTGAAATAAGTTCTCTTTCTCAAGGGATGAAACAGCGTCTCGCCATCGCTTCCATGCTTGCTCTTGAACCAGATGTTATCTTTTTAGATGAACCAACAGCATTGCTCGATCCTGAAGGAACAACTGAAGTTTGGAATACGATTAAGCAAATCAATGCAAAACAAACGATGATCATTGTGGAACATAAAATTGATGAAGTAATTCACTTTGTTGATCGAATTGTGCTATTTGATTCAGAAGGAAAGATGATTGCTGATGCCGATCCTAAAAGTGTGTTTTCATTTTATAAACCTAAACTGAAGGAATACGGCATCTGGTACCCGGGCGTCTGGGATGAACATAAGAAAGATAAGAATCTTCCAGCACCTTATATAAAAGGACAGCAGCTGATGGCCATCCATCAGTTGAAAGGCTATCGAGGGAAAACACCAAAAATTGAAGTGTCAGATGCGACAGCTCATGAAGGCGAATGGATTGTGGTTACAGGAAAAAATGGAGCTGGGAAAAGTTCATTTCTGTTAAGTTTAATGAATGTAATGAAAACAACAGGTACGAAAAGCGTAAGAGGGCAACCATTAAAAACAATCAAGGCATCGCGAGAACAGCTTGCTTTTGTTTTTCAAAATCCGGAATTTCAGTTTGTTACGAATTCCGTTTATGATGAGCTTGCTTACTCACTTGAAATGATGGACGACAGGAACGTAGCAGAAAAAGTGAAGAACTGGCTCGAGGCTTATGAGTTACATCACGTTCAAAACCTTCATCCTTATCAGCTTTCTACGGGTCAAAAGAGACGGCTAAGCGTGGGGACAGCATTGTTTGGGGATCAACCTGTTTTGTTGTTAGATGAACCAACATTTGGACAGGATGCAAGCAATACATTTAAGCTTCTAGCTTTATTTGAACAATTAAGGTCTAAGGGCATGCTAATTATGATGGTTACGCACGATGAGATGATTGTGCAAAACTATGCTACGAGAGAGTGGGTTATACAAGAGGGAAAGCTGATTGAAGATAGAGAGTTAGAACGTAGTGAAGAGGGGGGACGTCATGCAGTGGACTCTACAATATGA
- a CDS encoding DegV family protein codes for MNVQIITDSASDLPEDLVKKHQIDIMPLMVIIGEEEYYDREEIQAKELYKLLREGTMAKTSQIPPARIKETFMKYAEKGQPFIYIALSSGISGTYQSAAIIKNEVQEEFPNVQMEVIDSKAASLGYGLMAIHAAELAENGKSFEQISESLHNHYLTHMEHIFTVDDLEFLQRGGRVSKASAFFGGMLKIKPVLHVDDGKLIPIEKIRGKNKVTKRMVEIMQERGVNLQSQLIGISHGDDLESAEKLKSAIQETYGSERFVIHEVGATIGSHSGPGTLALFFLNK; via the coding sequence ATGAACGTTCAAATCATTACGGATAGCGCCTCAGATTTACCAGAGGATCTTGTGAAAAAGCACCAAATTGACATCATGCCTTTAATGGTCATCATTGGCGAGGAAGAATATTACGACCGAGAAGAAATTCAAGCGAAAGAATTGTACAAACTGTTACGCGAAGGAACAATGGCTAAAACGTCGCAAATTCCTCCAGCAAGAATAAAAGAAACGTTTATGAAATATGCCGAGAAAGGTCAGCCATTCATTTATATCGCCCTATCATCGGGTATCTCTGGAACGTATCAATCTGCTGCAATTATAAAAAATGAAGTGCAGGAAGAATTCCCTAACGTTCAAATGGAAGTGATTGACTCAAAGGCAGCGTCACTTGGTTATGGACTTATGGCGATTCATGCTGCCGAGCTTGCTGAGAACGGTAAATCGTTCGAACAGATTTCTGAAAGCTTACACAACCATTATCTAACACATATGGAGCACATTTTCACGGTGGATGACCTCGAATTTCTTCAGCGTGGTGGTCGAGTAAGTAAAGCTTCTGCCTTCTTTGGCGGAATGTTAAAAATTAAACCAGTGCTTCATGTGGATGACGGAAAGCTTATCCCTATTGAAAAGATACGTGGTAAAAACAAAGTGACAAAGCGGATGGTTGAGATCATGCAAGAACGCGGCGTCAATCTACAGTCTCAATTAATCGGTATCTCGCACGGTGACGATCTTGAAAGCGCCGAAAAATTAAAAAGCGCGATTCAAGAAACATATGGTAGCGAACGCTTCGTCATTCATGAAGTAGGCGCAACGATCGGTTCTCACTCAGGTCCAGGCACGCTTGCTTTATTTTTCCTAAATAAATAA
- a CDS encoding ECF transporter S component: protein MKRLKLSDILITIVIALVFGIIYKLWGPVYTIFKPFGLHVGDVIYGMWFIAGTVAILLLRKPGVALLAETAAASGEFLVGSEYGLSVLLYGIVQGLGTELMFALFGYKRYTAFVAALGGIAAAVGSLVMDAAYGYVMDLALWNLLLLIGARLLGGFLIAGILAYFLVEALEKTGVTTLIRPASDEDYKALDQ, encoded by the coding sequence ATGAAACGATTAAAACTTTCAGATATTTTAATAACGATTGTGATTGCCCTGGTGTTTGGGATTATTTATAAACTGTGGGGGCCGGTTTACACCATTTTCAAACCTTTTGGACTACATGTTGGGGACGTCATTTACGGTATGTGGTTTATTGCGGGAACAGTCGCGATTCTTCTTTTACGTAAGCCAGGAGTCGCCTTATTAGCGGAAACAGCTGCTGCATCTGGGGAGTTTCTCGTTGGATCAGAATACGGTTTATCTGTTCTTCTATATGGGATCGTACAAGGACTAGGAACGGAATTAATGTTTGCTTTATTTGGTTACAAACGATACACAGCTTTTGTTGCAGCACTTGGAGGAATTGCTGCAGCGGTAGGCTCGCTAGTCATGGATGCTGCCTATGGCTATGTGATGGATCTCGCGCTTTGGAATTTACTGCTTCTTATCGGTGCCCGTTTGTTAGGTGGCTTTTTGATAGCCGGAATTCTTGCTTATTTCCTAGTTGAGGCTTTAGAGAAAACTGGCGTAACAACGTTAATTAGACCTGCAAGCGATGAGGATTACAAAGCGTTGGATCAATAA
- a CDS encoding NifU N-terminal domain-containing protein, with the protein MELRVDRTPNPNAVKITADQQLFEGSSSHSFKKNDNPDHAMAAALLKLEGVDNVFGYQDFITINKMPEADWDTLLPEVKETISNNA; encoded by the coding sequence ATGGAACTACGCGTAGACCGTACACCAAACCCAAATGCAGTTAAAATCACTGCCGATCAGCAGCTTTTTGAAGGGTCTTCAAGTCACTCTTTTAAGAAGAACGATAACCCTGACCATGCGATGGCAGCTGCCCTTCTAAAATTAGAGGGCGTTGATAATGTATTTGGTTACCAGGATTTCATTACGATTAACAAAATGCCTGAAGCAGATTGGGATACTTTACTTCCTGAAGTAAAGGAAACTATCTCTAATAACGCATAG